The following proteins come from a genomic window of Halorussus halophilus:
- the trmY gene encoding tRNA (pseudouridine(54)-N(1))-methyltransferase TrmY has protein sequence MRQFIVLGHDAPTTADFSLDDLAGGAGRLDVLCRCVNSAFFLSHAIRENVRVSLVMQDELTIQFEGEELRRLNPDERSTAALIRNALDKQDEAIGHMAVESSPGVSLTKRGFEPVLEEAERDGTVVQLHEDGDPVADVEPPENPVFVLSDHHDFTEEEQELLSAAADERVRLGPELLHADHAITVAHNFLDTAGYTTY, from the coding sequence TCATCGTCCTCGGTCACGACGCGCCGACGACGGCCGACTTCTCGCTCGACGACCTCGCGGGCGGGGCCGGTCGCCTCGACGTCCTGTGTCGGTGTGTCAACTCCGCGTTCTTCCTCTCGCACGCGATTCGCGAGAACGTGCGCGTCTCGCTCGTCATGCAAGACGAACTGACGATTCAGTTCGAGGGAGAAGAACTCCGACGACTCAACCCCGACGAGCGAAGTACGGCCGCGCTGATTCGAAACGCCCTCGACAAGCAAGACGAAGCCATCGGACACATGGCAGTCGAGAGTTCGCCGGGCGTCTCACTCACCAAACGCGGATTCGAACCCGTACTGGAAGAGGCCGAGCGCGACGGAACCGTCGTGCAACTCCACGAAGACGGTGACCCTGTCGCCGACGTCGAACCACCCGAGAATCCGGTGTTCGTCCTCTCGGACCACCACGACTTCACCGAGGAAGAGCAAGAACTGCTCTCGGCCGCGGCGGACGAACGCGTCCGACTCGGCCCGGAACTACTCCACGCCGACCACGCAATTACAGTTGCACACAACTTTCTTGACACCGCAGGCTACACCACGTACTGA